The window TTGCTGGTGCGCAGCATACGAGAGGTTCAAGCGACCGACCTGGGCTTCACGAATCGCGACATCCTGGTGGCCAGCATCAACCTTCCCGACGCACGCTATTCGACTCCCCAGCAGCAGCGCGCGGCTTTGAAAGAACTGGAAGAGGTCGCCCAAAGCCTGCCGGGAGTGGAAGAAGCCTCGGTTGTCAGTATCGCGCCTTTTTCAGGAGTCGACTTCGGGGGAGCCTTCGCGATTACGGAGCGGCCCGAGGCCGATCCGCAACCGGTGGCCTCCTTCCTTCACGTTACTCCCAGTTACTTCGAGACCCTCGGCATTCCACTCCTCAAGGGCAGGCTCTTCACACAGGCGGACCGCGAGGACTCCCAGCCAGTGGCCGTCATCGACAGTCATGTGGCCGACCTTTACTGGCCCGGCGAGAGCCCTCTAGGCAAGCATGTCACCTATCACACCGACGAAATCGCATTCGAAATCGTGGGCGTCGTCAAGCACGTCCGCCAAACCGCTCTGCGTCCCAATCATCCACGTGAAGGAGTGATCTACTTTCCCATCGCCCAGGAGCCTCAGCCGATCGCTAATCTGGTTGTCCACAGCCCGTCGCAGCAAGAAGTGCTGGCATCCTTGCTACGTTCCAGGATCAGCGATTTCGATCCCGAGATGCCTGTCCGCATCGAGTCCCTGCCGTCTATGATTCGCCAGGCGCACGCGGGCTTTTCCTCGCCCGCCAGGCTTATCGAAGGCCTGGCCCTCATGGCCGCCCTGTTGGCCTCGGTGGGCATCTACTCCTTGATCGCCGTGATGGTCAAGGCGCGAACCCGCGAAATCGGCATCCGCATGACCTTGGGCAGCGACAGGCGCCAGATCCTCCTGCTGCTGGCGCGCAAGTCCTTGCTGCAGGTGGGTGGAGGAATGGCCGTCGGATTGCTGCTGTCCTGGTTGCTGGGCCGATACTACCAGCAGGTCTGGTCGCAGGTCCTCTACCAGGTTTCTCCCCATGATCCGGTCACCTACGTGGTAGTCAGCCTTCTCTTCCTGGCGGTAGCGGTCTTGGCCTCCTGGGGCCCCTCGCGGCGGGCGGTGAGCATCGATCCTGTGCAGGCGCTGCGCGAGGAATGACCTCTCGAAGGCAGCGCTTTCCTTTGTCAGCCTTCAGTCACCATACGTTGTAAAACTCATTCGCCCTTGCACCTATAGGCCGTGCCATGGCCCGTTTTCGGATTCCAGGGTTCAGGGCGTGGGGCTGAGAGTGTGGATTTGCCTCTGCAACTCCGACCGATGGCGTCTTCAGATGTTGGCAAGCGGCGAATACCCTATTGGCATGGGCTTGAAAATCCAAGACATGCGCAAAGTCGGTGCTCGGATACGCCGTTTGCGTAAGCGCAAGGGATTGACTCAAGAGATGCTGGCGGAAGCGGCTCGCTACACTCCCGGTTACATCGGGAGCATTGAGAACGCCCGCAAGGTGCCCTCCATCGCCTTCCTCTTCGACGTGGCCGAAGCACTCGAAACGTCCCCGGCCGAACTCCTCATCGACGCCGGCGAAGGTCCTGACCGCGAAGCCCTCAAAGAACAGATCAAGCAACTGGTAGACGAACTCTAGGGCCACTAGGTGGCCAGCAAGTTCACACACGAATCAAGTTTCAGCGACCGCGCTGAAGGCCTAATTGCTCTCGGCGGTATGAGGCTGCTCGCTATTTCTAGTTGAGCTTGCGCACCTTGCCCATCCAGGTGGGCAGCAGAGCCAGGCCCAAGAGCAGCAAGAAGCCCCCCCAGAGCAGGCTTTGGCCGGGATTGGGGAGCAACAGCTTGCCCGCTCCCATCAGGCAGAGAAAAAGCGACAGTGCGCACAGCAGGGTGGTTGTCAGCCCGCTTCTCAGACGCCGTACCGGTTTCCGGGGGTCTTCCCCAAGCAGGGCCGCGGTTCGCGACCAGAACCCGGGTGGTTGGACGAGCTGATAGAAGGCTCTGAGGACTGAATCGGAGGTAGGCGGCAAAAGGTAGGCGGTGGCCACCACCGCCGCCGTGGAGAGGACGGCCATCGAGCCCAGGCGGATCCATTCCTGCTCGGTAACCACCAGCAGAATGGGAGCGAAGAGCAGCGAAACCAGGATGGCGGCCAGTTCCGAATAGAGATTGACCCGTTCCCAGAACCAGCGCAGCACAAGTACCGAGCCGATACCGGCGCCGAAAAGCAAGGAGACCTGCCAAGCCTGTTGGATGGACCCCAGGTTGGCCATGATGATCAGGGAGACGGCCAGGATGAGCAGGTTGGAGAGGCGCGCCGCCAGCACCAGCTCATGGCTCTGAGGCCTTCGGTTTCCCAGGTGGCGGCAGATGAAGCGGTCGTAAATGTCGTTGCTCCAGTAACTGGCGCCCCAGTTGAGGTGGGTGTCGATAGTGGAGGCCAGGGCGGCCAGCAATCCGGTCAGCATCAGTCCGCGGATGCCCATGGGCAGGTAGTCGTTGATGCCGGTGACGAAGAGGATCTCGCGCGAAGCGGCGAAGCCGTCGTCGCCGATCTGGGATGGTTCGAAGGGATAGAGCACCAGAAGCCCGACTCCGATGGCCAGCCAGATCAGGCTGCGGGCGAAGATCTGCAGCCAGGCGAAGATGACGCCTGCCTGGCGGGCGTCGCGGTCGCTGCGGCAGGCCATCGAGCGCTGGGCCAGATAGCCGGTGCCGTCGCTGTTCATCTGAAAGAACCACTGCAAACCGATCAGCACCAGGAAGGGCATGAGGGCCTGCTCCATTGCGGGGGCGAAGGAGAGCATGTGAGAGGCCTGCGCCCTTCCGTAGAGCTCCACCAGCCTCTCGGTCAGGCCCATCAGCCCGCCGGCCTGGGAAACCACGACCCAGGCGTAGACCAGCGTCCCCAGCATGGCCAGGGCGAACTGCATGACGTCGGTGGCGATGACGCTGCGCAGTCCGCCGGTGGTGGAGTAGAGGGCGGTGAAGGCCAGGATGACGAGGATGCTGAAGAGGTTGTTGGTGGTGGCGATCTCGGGCGCCAGCCCCCCGACGCTGGACCCGAGGTTGATTCCCAGTCCCTGGGTGATGCTGACCAGCAGGCTGTAGAACCCCTCGGGAAGCCACTGGTGCCAGGGCAAGAAGACCTCGGCGATGCGTACGGCCGCTACCAGCACCATGGCCATCACCACACAGTTGATGACGGTGCCGTAGTAGACGGCCTTGAGCACCCTCAGCGGCAGCACTCCGCGTCCCGAGTAGCGCACTTCGGTCAACTCGGCGTCGGTCAGCACTCCCGCCCGCCGCCAGGCCACCGAGAGGACGAAGGCCATCATCAGGAAGGCCAGGCCGTAGATCCAGAGTCGCCACAACTCGAAGATGCCTCCGGTGGCGATGAGTCCGGTGACCAGCAGGGGGGTGTCGGCGGCGAACTGGGTGGCCGCCATGCTGGTTCCCGCCTGCCATCCGGGGATGGTGCGTCCGGCCAGGAAGTATTCGTTGAGATTCCTCCCGGCCTGGGCGCGGGAGCGGAAACCCGAGGATATGGCGTAAGCCACGAA of the Acidobacteriota bacterium genome contains:
- a CDS encoding helix-turn-helix transcriptional regulator, with translation MRKVGARIRRLRKRKGLTQEMLAEAARYTPGYIGSIENARKVPSIAFLFDVAEALETSPAELLIDAGEGPDREALKEQIKQLVDEL
- a CDS encoding sodium:solute symporter family protein, whose protein sequence is MLDLLIVLAFVAYAISSGFRSRAQAGRNLNEYFLAGRTIPGWQAGTSMAATQFAADTPLLVTGLIATGGIFELWRLWIYGLAFLMMAFVLSVAWRRAGVLTDAELTEVRYSGRGVLPLRVLKAVYYGTVINCVVMAMVLVAAVRIAEVFLPWHQWLPEGFYSLLVSITQGLGINLGSSVGGLAPEIATTNNLFSILVILAFTALYSTTGGLRSVIATDVMQFALAMLGTLVYAWVVVSQAGGLMGLTERLVELYGRAQASHMLSFAPAMEQALMPFLVLIGLQWFFQMNSDGTGYLAQRSMACRSDRDARQAGVIFAWLQIFARSLIWLAIGVGLLVLYPFEPSQIGDDGFAASREILFVTGINDYLPMGIRGLMLTGLLAALASTIDTHLNWGASYWSNDIYDRFICRHLGNRRPQSHELVLAARLSNLLILAVSLIIMANLGSIQQAWQVSLLFGAGIGSVLVLRWFWERVNLYSELAAILVSLLFAPILLVVTEQEWIRLGSMAVLSTAAVVATAYLLPPTSDSVLRAFYQLVQPPGFWSRTAALLGEDPRKPVRRLRSGLTTTLLCALSLFLCLMGAGKLLLPNPGQSLLWGGFLLLLGLALLPTWMGKVRKLN